In Nitrospirota bacterium, a genomic segment contains:
- a CDS encoding YbgC/FadM family acyl-CoA thioesterase: protein MEISIFYEDTDCGGVVYYANYLKYFERARTELLETLQLPLLKLMEEGYVFTVVQCVIFYRSPARYRDILRIETELTEVTRTVLTFTYRIYEKKSGRLVVDGLTKLVCVGLNGKVKRLPRETVDKLASVQTRPSEG from the coding sequence ATGGAAATCAGTATCTTTTATGAAGACACAGACTGTGGAGGGGTGGTTTATTACGCCAATTATTTAAAATATTTCGAGCGGGCGAGAACTGAACTTTTAGAGACTTTGCAGCTCCCTCTTTTAAAACTCATGGAGGAGGGGTATGTCTTTACCGTGGTTCAATGTGTCATCTTTTATCGATCTCCGGCGCGGTATCGGGATATTCTTCGAATTGAAACGGAATTAACGGAGGTCACTCGAACCGTTTTAACCTTTACCTATCGTATTTATGAGAAAAAAAGCGGGAGATTGGTGGTCGACGGGTTGACCAAATTGGTTTGTGTGGGATTAAACGGAAAAGTTAAACGACTGCCCCGGGAAACGGTTGACAAACTTGCTTCTGTCCAAACCCGGCCTTCGGAAGGGTAA
- a CDS encoding NAD(+)/NADH kinase: MKKIGIIAKPFGSEVKKIIEELLLWLKEKEKEVYLDPETAASFSDRPHFFKIPFIPQQMELVIVLGGDGTLLSVARLIEGNNVPILGVNLGGLGFLTEINMEDLYPTLEKIFQNEFLVDERIMLKTSVDRQGKKIAHSHVLNDVIINKGALAKMIKLEIYSNGHFLSSLRGDGLIVSSPTGSTAYSLSAGGPILYPSVDALILTPICPHTLTQRPIVIPSEMKLEIILKSKEEGAMVTFDGQVGFSLRLEDQIHIEKSEAKTQLIRSPGLSYFDVLRNKLHWGEGKNR, translated from the coding sequence ATGAAAAAAATCGGAATAATCGCGAAACCTTTTGGTTCTGAAGTCAAAAAAATTATCGAAGAACTCCTGCTCTGGTTGAAAGAAAAAGAGAAAGAGGTTTACCTGGACCCCGAAACGGCCGCAAGCTTTTCAGACCGGCCGCATTTTTTCAAGATTCCTTTTATTCCTCAGCAAATGGAACTGGTCATTGTCCTGGGAGGCGACGGAACTCTTTTGTCTGTCGCCCGGTTGATTGAGGGAAATAATGTTCCGATTCTTGGGGTCAATCTCGGAGGTCTGGGCTTTTTAACTGAAATTAATATGGAAGACCTTTATCCCACGCTGGAAAAGATCTTTCAAAATGAATTCCTCGTTGATGAGAGGATCATGTTAAAAACCAGCGTTGACCGGCAGGGGAAAAAAATAGCCCACTCCCACGTTCTTAATGACGTCATCATCAACAAAGGCGCCCTGGCCAAAATGATTAAACTCGAAATTTATTCCAACGGACACTTCCTCTCTTCCCTACGGGGCGACGGCCTGATCGTTTCCTCGCCAACGGGCTCTACGGCTTACTCTCTTTCCGCCGGAGGCCCTATTCTCTACCCGTCTGTTGACGCTCTCATTTTAACCCCAATCTGTCCCCATACGCTTACCCAGCGTCCTATTGTCATCCCCTCCGAAATGAAACTTGAAATCATCCTCAAATCAAAAGAAGAAGGAGCCATGGTTACGTTTGACGGCCAGGTTGGATTTTCATTAAGGCTGGAAGATCAAATTCATATTGAAAAAAGTGAAGCGAAAACCCAGCTCATCCGATCTCCCGGTTTGAGTTATTTTGATGTTTTACGGAATAAGCTGCACTGGGGAGAAGGAAAGAACCGGTAA
- a CDS encoding carboxypeptidase regulatory-like domain-containing protein has product MFIFRFVIQLFLCLFFIVCLNVFGKNKAFATHETDHRFTVYGTVKDSSGAPQPNVKVMISDTVTGEGNTVFTDQKGHYEVLLHLHNNNLGDEIRIMAGKEIKTIKALFNPEDKKTERKTAVDVEMVEFRGAKQGYGWSVAAGILFVMGFLFLLKRLFQQRKMLK; this is encoded by the coding sequence GTGTTTATTTTCCGTTTTGTTATTCAGTTATTTCTTTGTCTGTTTTTTATCGTTTGTTTAAATGTTTTTGGTAAAAACAAGGCCTTTGCCACCCACGAAACGGATCATCGGTTTACGGTTTATGGAACCGTTAAAGATTCCTCCGGCGCTCCTCAACCCAATGTTAAAGTGATGATTTCAGACACCGTGACAGGGGAAGGAAATACGGTTTTTACAGATCAAAAGGGCCATTATGAGGTTTTACTTCATCTCCATAATAATAATTTAGGGGATGAAATCAGAATAATGGCCGGTAAAGAGATTAAAACGATCAAAGCTCTTTTTAATCCGGAGGATAAAAAAACCGAAAGGAAAACGGCGGTTGACGTTGAAATGGTCGAATTCAGGGGAGCGAAGCAGGGTTACGGATGGAGTGTGGCTGCCGGGATTTTATTTGTGATGGGTTTTCTTTTTTTATTAAAAAGGTTATTTCAACAACGAAAAATGTTAAAATAA
- a CDS encoding FAD-dependent oxidoreductase, with product MSSTNNHQYKIDVPGLEYFANEVECRAACPVGTDAGAYVQAIANREYEKAYAIARGPNPFASICGWVCNAPCETACNKGNVDRPIAIRALKRFVTEKYGVETLKDPSGTLKYSTASGRPYGINTGEKVAIIGSGAGGLTAAHDLARLGYRVTIFEAQPFLGGMFFLVPEYRLPRPLIRAEIDAIMSMGIEARLKTRVGKDISFEEIQKEFKSVVVAVGCWLPRTLNIEGHTLPGFMEGLNFLQKVYLEHEKVDLGKKVIVIGGGNVAMDVCRTAVRLCPEVHVVCLESWDEMPADPMEIEDAVDEGVIFHPGNGPKRAVGQNGKVTGLECTKVKSLFDEQRRFSPKFHDGSEWILEADTIIASIGQASDITFLNQSPGIKIGRGGTISVNSDMSTNVPGVFAVGDVVTGPRIFIEAIAGGQKAAKAVHSYLTGKNIEILNKGVSTLIGDGVRDHEMPADWTKIPRQNPALLLPSQRASNFELAELSFHEKTAVNEGTRCLKCHINPIFNGDLCILCGGCVDICPEFALKMIPLEQMEQTPAIHKAIENYYEISLDSTDGQPDVKLKKLGTAMIWDGNVCIRCGYCAKRCPTRAITMEHLEYTQEVKVHE from the coding sequence ATGAGTTCCACAAATAATCATCAATATAAGATTGATGTTCCCGGTCTTGAGTATTTTGCGAACGAAGTGGAATGCCGGGCAGCCTGTCCCGTGGGAACTGACGCGGGGGCCTACGTTCAAGCGATCGCCAATCGCGAATATGAAAAAGCCTACGCCATCGCCAGGGGACCGAACCCCTTCGCGTCAATTTGCGGATGGGTCTGCAATGCGCCCTGTGAAACTGCTTGTAATAAGGGAAATGTCGACCGTCCAATTGCCATTCGCGCCCTAAAACGCTTCGTTACAGAAAAATACGGGGTCGAAACTTTGAAAGATCCTTCAGGAACCCTGAAATACTCGACGGCTTCCGGCCGGCCTTATGGAATCAATACCGGTGAAAAGGTTGCGATCATCGGTTCTGGAGCAGGAGGATTGACCGCCGCCCATGATCTTGCCCGTTTAGGGTACCGGGTGACGATATTTGAAGCGCAGCCTTTTCTCGGGGGAATGTTTTTCCTGGTCCCCGAATATCGTCTGCCGCGTCCCCTGATCAGAGCCGAAATAGATGCGATCATGAGCATGGGGATCGAAGCCAGGTTGAAGACCAGGGTCGGAAAAGATATTTCCTTTGAGGAAATTCAAAAGGAATTTAAATCTGTTGTCGTTGCCGTGGGATGCTGGCTTCCTCGCACCCTCAATATTGAGGGACATACGCTTCCAGGGTTTATGGAGGGTTTGAATTTTCTACAAAAAGTTTATCTGGAACATGAAAAAGTCGATCTTGGGAAAAAAGTGATCGTCATCGGCGGTGGAAACGTCGCAATGGATGTCTGCCGAACCGCTGTTCGGCTTTGTCCGGAAGTTCATGTGGTTTGCCTGGAATCATGGGATGAAATGCCGGCCGATCCGATGGAAATTGAAGACGCTGTGGATGAAGGCGTTATTTTCCATCCTGGAAACGGTCCAAAACGGGCTGTCGGTCAGAATGGAAAAGTGACCGGGCTGGAGTGTACGAAAGTAAAATCTCTTTTCGATGAACAGCGGAGATTTAGTCCGAAGTTTCATGACGGGAGTGAATGGATTCTGGAGGCGGATACGATTATTGCGTCGATCGGTCAGGCCTCGGATATTACGTTTTTAAATCAATCCCCCGGAATAAAGATCGGAAGAGGCGGGACCATTTCCGTCAATTCCGATATGTCTACGAATGTGCCCGGGGTTTTTGCGGTCGGGGACGTTGTCACAGGACCGAGAATTTTTATCGAGGCGATTGCCGGAGGACAAAAAGCGGCAAAGGCGGTCCATTCTTATCTGACCGGAAAAAACATCGAGATTTTGAATAAAGGGGTCTCTACGTTAATCGGCGATGGCGTGAGAGATCACGAAATGCCGGCGGATTGGACAAAAATCCCCAGACAAAACCCCGCTCTCTTGCTCCCTTCCCAACGAGCCTCCAATTTTGAACTGGCTGAATTATCGTTTCACGAAAAAACCGCAGTGAATGAAGGCACCCGTTGTCTAAAATGTCATATTAACCCGATTTTTAACGGAGACCTCTGTATTTTATGCGGAGGATGTGTTGATATTTGCCCCGAGTTTGCTTTGAAAATGATTCCCCTGGAGCAAATGGAGCAGACCCCGGCTATCCATAAAGCCATCGAAAATTATTATGAAATTTCTTTAGACTCGACTGATGGGCAGCCGGATGTCAAATTAAAAAAGTTGGGAACAGCCATGATATGGGATGGGAATGTCTGTATCCGTTGCGGTTATTGTGCGAAACGGTGTCCAACCCGGGCCATTACAATGGAACATCTTGAATATACCCAGGAGGTAAAAGTCCATGAGTAG
- a CDS encoding Rieske 2Fe-2S domain-containing protein — protein MSSEDKNKPNKSSEMSRRKFFNLIGWGGLLASVGGSAVGTYKFMFPTVLYEPPTVFKIGKAADFGMGVDERLKKERQIWVVKNDRGLYVLIAICRHLGCTPNWFPDQQRFRCPCHGSIYDIYGNVRGGPAPRTLWRAAVSIDAADNQISVNFLNRQDPDPESTAEGLTVEEPPRETAPYFVKSA, from the coding sequence ATGAGTAGCGAAGATAAAAATAAGCCAAACAAGTCCAGCGAAATGAGCCGCAGAAAATTTTTTAACTTGATTGGTTGGGGCGGCCTTTTGGCATCGGTCGGGGGTTCGGCTGTTGGCACCTATAAATTCATGTTTCCAACCGTTTTGTATGAACCTCCCACTGTTTTTAAAATTGGGAAGGCCGCTGATTTTGGAATGGGCGTTGACGAACGCCTTAAAAAAGAACGTCAAATCTGGGTCGTAAAAAACGACCGGGGTTTATATGTCCTGATTGCGATTTGCAGACATTTGGGCTGTACGCCGAACTGGTTTCCTGACCAGCAGCGTTTCAGATGTCCGTGTCACGGGAGTATTTACGATATCTACGGGAATGTAAGGGGAGGTCCTGCTCCAAGAACCCTCTGGAGAGCGGCGGTTTCGATCGATGCTGCCGACAACCAGATTTCTGTAAATTTTCTGAACCGTCAGGATCCTGATCCGGAATCGACTGCAGAAGGGTTGACGGTTGAGGAACCCCCACGCGAAACAGCACCCTATTTTGTTAAGAGCGCTTAA
- a CDS encoding cytochrome b N-terminal domain-containing protein has protein sequence MADWMENLKNKIVETQVWKSIFRHGYPDTDTNRALVMFSNVLLHLHPVKVRKSALRIRYTWCLGGLTFFMFILLTITGVFLMFYYVPDTRSAYQNIKDLQYAIYFGNLMRDLHRWGAHAMVFLVWLHMTRVFLTSSYKPPREFNWVVGVLLLVLTLLLSWTGYLLPWDQLALWAVTVGSKMAEASPLIGYSGPFGREMGMRVDNDIRFMLLGGTVVGQSTLLRFYVLHCVGLPLLATVFLAVHFWRIRKDGFSGPL, from the coding sequence ATGGCCGACTGGATGGAAAACTTAAAAAACAAGATTGTCGAAACCCAGGTATGGAAATCCATTTTTCGCCATGGATACCCGGATACGGATACCAATCGCGCACTGGTGATGTTTTCCAATGTGTTGTTGCATCTACATCCTGTAAAGGTGAGAAAGAGCGCGCTTCGGATTCGATATACCTGGTGCCTGGGCGGACTAACCTTTTTCATGTTTATCCTCCTGACCATTACAGGCGTTTTCTTAATGTTTTATTATGTTCCGGACACCCGAAGCGCCTACCAGAACATTAAAGATTTACAGTATGCCATTTATTTCGGCAATCTCATGCGTGACCTCCATCGCTGGGGCGCTCATGCCATGGTCTTTTTGGTCTGGCTTCACATGACACGCGTCTTTTTAACGAGTTCTTACAAACCCCCAAGAGAGTTTAACTGGGTGGTTGGTGTTTTACTCCTGGTGCTAACGTTGTTATTAAGCTGGACAGGATATTTGCTGCCATGGGATCAATTAGCCCTTTGGGCGGTGACGGTGGGTTCAAAAATGGCCGAGGCCAGCCCTCTGATCGGATATTCCGGCCCATTTGGAAGAGAAATGGGGATGCGAGTCGATAACGATATCCGGTTTATGTTATTGGGAGGAACTGTCGTCGGCCAGAGCACTCTGTTAAGATTTTATGTTCTTCACTGTGTCGGCCTCCCGTTACTGGCGACCGTATTTCTGGCCGTTCATTTCTGGAGAATCAGAAAAGACGGGTTTTCGGGACCGCTATAA
- a CDS encoding cytochrome B6, translating to MAIEIKHEIFPKDPKKSYGLVELVKGTSPITEKEPETTVFSWPNLLFIELIAILLSTAILIVLTMISGAPLEEMASPDTTPNPMKAPWYFLGLQELLVFFDPWLAGVVLPSFIIVGMILLPYIDVNPKGVGQYNYSDRKFAIWTFSFGLALWYIMIVVGVYFRGLDWQWYWPWDNWELHKPPSGVSLIDYSVILTSWGISKSAAQLIAYATVLGYFVVGMTIPFIFFRNFFKSLGFARYNITMMLFLLMMGVPIKIILRLVFNIKYLLVTPFFKI from the coding sequence ATGGCAATAGAGATCAAACATGAAATCTTTCCTAAAGATCCGAAAAAAAGTTACGGATTGGTCGAACTCGTAAAAGGAACGTCGCCTATTACGGAAAAAGAGCCTGAGACCACCGTGTTTTCCTGGCCGAATCTGCTTTTTATTGAACTGATTGCGATCTTGCTCTCCACCGCTATCCTCATTGTGCTGACGATGATTTCCGGGGCGCCGCTTGAAGAAATGGCGAGTCCGGATACAACGCCTAATCCGATGAAGGCCCCATGGTATTTTTTAGGGCTGCAGGAACTTCTGGTCTTCTTTGATCCGTGGCTGGCAGGAGTTGTGTTGCCGAGTTTTATTATCGTGGGGATGATTCTTCTTCCGTATATCGATGTGAATCCGAAAGGGGTGGGTCAATATAACTACTCTGACAGAAAGTTTGCCATTTGGACTTTTTCCTTTGGTTTGGCGTTGTGGTACATCATGATCGTCGTAGGCGTTTATTTTAGAGGTTTGGATTGGCAATGGTATTGGCCGTGGGATAACTGGGAACTTCATAAACCTCCTTCCGGCGTGAGCTTAATCGACTATTCAGTCATCTTGACTTCGTGGGGAATCAGTAAATCTGCCGCCCAACTGATCGCTTATGCGACCGTTTTGGGGTATTTTGTCGTCGGGATGACCATTCCTTTTATATTTTTCAGAAATTTTTTTAAATCCCTGGGTTTTGCCCGTTATAATATTACAATGATGCTTTTTTTGCTGATGATGGGCGTTCCGATTAAGATTATACTCCGTCTGGTTTTTAATATTAAATATTTGCTGGTTACTCCGTTTTTTAAAATATAA
- a CDS encoding c-type cytochrome, with the protein MYRNTILFAGLSLLIFVLLGFATYKEEHPEWKKYQQEYNVLLAEKAGDPKLANLPLTIKQNWNNVLNRIDRCTSCHMGISNAKFFADAKQPFKSHPFLNEGEFMRKHPFEKFGCTICHQGDPQGNSVEKTHGFVEHVDRQLLTGIFVYSSCTKCHINVYSADVNFKEAPVLMQAKALVMAKGCGACHTIKQMGFSGILAPELSAFGTRTELSFHLVHDFSHVENPVKSIKNWEWEHFKDPQKVTPGNPQATPPQPPTIMPNFHLTDDEATALTVFVMSFKDKKVENIPLDYLPPPYPATPPPAQAVKEAPPKKASKKS; encoded by the coding sequence ATGTATCGAAATACCATTCTTTTTGCGGGCTTAAGTTTGCTGATTTTTGTTTTACTTGGATTTGCGACTTATAAAGAAGAACATCCTGAATGGAAAAAATATCAGCAGGAGTACAACGTGCTTTTAGCGGAAAAAGCCGGAGATCCGAAACTTGCCAATCTTCCTCTGACCATAAAGCAGAACTGGAATAACGTGCTCAACCGGATAGACCGATGTACGAGCTGTCACATGGGGATTTCAAACGCCAAGTTTTTTGCGGACGCCAAACAACCTTTTAAATCTCATCCCTTTTTAAATGAAGGGGAGTTTATGAGAAAGCATCCTTTTGAGAAATTTGGATGCACGATCTGCCACCAGGGGGATCCGCAGGGCAATTCAGTCGAAAAAACCCATGGGTTTGTTGAACATGTCGATCGACAGCTTTTAACAGGTATTTTTGTTTATTCGTCGTGCACTAAATGTCATATCAATGTTTACAGCGCCGACGTAAACTTTAAAGAAGCTCCTGTTTTAATGCAGGCGAAAGCCCTGGTGATGGCGAAAGGATGCGGGGCATGCCATACCATTAAACAGATGGGTTTCTCAGGAATTTTGGCTCCTGAACTTTCTGCTTTTGGGACGAGAACGGAACTTTCTTTTCACCTGGTTCATGACTTTTCGCATGTTGAAAATCCGGTTAAATCGATTAAAAACTGGGAGTGGGAGCATTTTAAAGATCCCCAAAAAGTTACCCCCGGAAATCCTCAAGCTACTCCGCCTCAACCGCCAACCATTATGCCGAACTTTCATTTGACGGATGACGAGGCGACGGCGCTTACGGTTTTTGTGATGAGTTTTAAGGACAAAAAGGTGGAGAATATCCCGCTTGATTATCTTCCTCCCCCTTATCCTGCAACCCCGCCGCCGGCCCAGGCGGTTAAAGAAGCGCCTCCAAAGAAGGCCTCAAAGAAATCCTGA
- a CDS encoding zinc ribbon domain-containing protein, whose amino-acid sequence MPIYEYECESCKHQFELIQKFSDLPVNECPLCKGSVKKLISSSGISFKGSGWYVTDYSDKLKNKSDGEKKKPGGDGKESKSLEKSESPKETSAKAAPPVPATKPGESKK is encoded by the coding sequence GTGCCTATTTATGAATATGAATGCGAAAGCTGCAAACACCAATTCGAGTTGATTCAGAAATTCAGTGACCTTCCTGTCAACGAGTGCCCTCTCTGCAAAGGAAGCGTAAAAAAGCTCATTTCTTCTTCTGGAATCAGTTTCAAAGGCTCAGGATGGTATGTTACTGACTATTCAGATAAATTAAAAAATAAATCGGATGGCGAAAAAAAGAAGCCCGGGGGGGACGGTAAAGAAAGCAAATCTTTAGAAAAATCAGAAAGCCCGAAAGAAACTTCTGCAAAAGCTGCACCCCCTGTCCCGGCAACAAAACCGGGGGAAAGTAAAAAATAA
- a CDS encoding pyridoxal phosphate-dependent aminotransferase, which yields MRLAKRVSSIKPSATLAMTVKAKTLTAKGIPIIDFGVGEPDFDTPDVIKKGAIEAIESGFTKYTPPAGIESLKTAILKKTLEEKNISYEKNEVIISCGAKHSLYNIAQALFEKGDEVIIPSPFWVSYPDQVLINEGTPVILPTREEEGFLLDPRELEKLVTSKTKALILNSPSNPTGAAYPRKNLESIAEIILKFKLIVIYDEIYEKIVYDQYQHVTIASLAPELKNQTLTVNGVSKAYAMTGWRIGYTLGPPEIIKAMEVIQSQSTSNPTSISQKAAIVALEKGDPFTRQMVVEFDKRRRYMVGRLNKIPGIKCFLPPGAFYAFPNISFYYGKRGPMGLIQNSMDMANYLLEEAHVAVVAGEPFGNDHYIRLSYATGMDKITTGLDQIENALLKLK from the coding sequence ATGAGGCTGGCAAAGCGTGTTTCTTCGATTAAACCTTCCGCAACTCTTGCGATGACGGTAAAAGCCAAAACCCTTACGGCGAAAGGGATTCCGATTATCGATTTTGGCGTCGGTGAGCCGGATTTTGATACGCCAGACGTTATTAAGAAAGGAGCCATTGAAGCGATCGAAAGCGGGTTCACAAAATATACGCCTCCGGCGGGAATCGAGTCCTTAAAAACGGCTATCCTTAAAAAAACATTAGAAGAAAAAAACATTTCATATGAAAAAAATGAAGTGATTATTTCGTGCGGAGCAAAACATTCGCTTTACAATATTGCCCAGGCGTTATTTGAAAAAGGGGACGAGGTTATTATCCCCTCGCCGTTTTGGGTCTCTTACCCCGATCAGGTCCTGATCAACGAAGGGACGCCGGTGATTCTTCCTACCCGGGAAGAAGAGGGTTTTCTGCTGGACCCCAGGGAATTGGAAAAATTAGTTACGTCAAAGACGAAAGCCCTTATCCTAAACTCCCCTTCTAATCCAACCGGCGCCGCTTATCCGAGAAAAAATCTTGAATCCATTGCTGAAATTATTTTAAAGTTCAAGCTAATCGTGATTTACGACGAAATTTATGAAAAAATTGTTTATGACCAATATCAACATGTCACTATCGCTTCTCTTGCCCCCGAGTTAAAAAACCAGACCTTGACCGTCAATGGCGTATCAAAGGCCTATGCGATGACCGGCTGGCGGATCGGCTATACATTGGGACCGCCGGAAATTATAAAAGCGATGGAAGTGATTCAAAGTCAAAGCACGTCGAATCCAACTTCGATTTCTCAAAAGGCCGCTATCGTCGCTCTTGAAAAAGGAGACCCGTTTACCCGTCAAATGGTCGTTGAATTCGATAAAAGAAGAAGGTACATGGTCGGTCGCTTGAATAAAATTCCTGGAATTAAATGTTTCTTACCCCCGGGAGCCTTTTATGCTTTTCCAAACATTTCTTTTTATTATGGAAAAAGGGGGCCCATGGGATTGATTCAAAATTCAATGGATATGGCCAATTATCTCCTGGAGGAAGCTCATGTCGCCGTAGTGGCCGGCGAGCCTTTTGGTAATGATCATTACATTAGATTATCTTATGCGACGGGAATGGATAAGATTACGACGGGTCTTGACCAGATCGAAAATGCGCTATTAAAGTTAAAGTAG
- the coaD gene encoding pantetheine-phosphate adenylyltransferase, whose translation MKRGVYPGTFDPVTNGHIDLIKRSLALFEEVIVAIAPSPHKHPLFNVEDRLEMIKTSVADIPRVEVEVFDGLLIDYVREKKAVAVIRGLRAVSDFEYELQMALMNRKLDAHIETVFLMPSEEYSYLTSSIIKGVAGYGGDVRELVPPVVWKYLQKNMRKKKI comes from the coding sequence ATGAAAAGAGGCGTCTACCCGGGAACCTTCGATCCCGTCACCAACGGACATATTGATTTAATCAAAAGAAGTTTGGCCTTATTTGAAGAAGTGATTGTTGCCATCGCTCCCAGCCCGCATAAGCATCCCCTTTTTAACGTCGAAGACCGTCTTGAAATGATCAAAACGTCGGTCGCGGATATTCCAAGAGTCGAGGTGGAAGTTTTTGACGGCTTGTTGATTGATTATGTTCGTGAAAAAAAAGCAGTCGCTGTGATCAGAGGGCTTCGCGCCGTGTCAGACTTTGAATACGAGCTCCAAATGGCGTTAATGAACCGCAAACTCGATGCTCATATTGAAACGGTCTTTTTAATGCCCAGTGAAGAATATTCGTATTTGACATCCAGCATTATAAAAGGGGTCGCGGGTTACGGCGGCGATGTCAGAGAATTAGTACCTCCCGTTGTCTGGAAGTACCTTCAAAAAAATATGAGAAAGAAAAAAATATGA
- the rsmD gene encoding 16S rRNA (guanine(966)-N(2))-methyltransferase RsmD gives MIKISGGLEKGKHLSVLGGHDLRPTGAKVRQALFNILGDKIIHSNFLDLFAGTGAIGIEALSRGADHSTFVEKNKDHFKLLKKNIDLFQFTHKSTLLCLDVFKYKISEAPGSASAERGVRGHWERSEQAPEYKKDVLFDIVFLDPPYLAGLLEKLLPVLGESDMIQKSGIMVVEHFKKISLKDDYGHFSQMKRYPYGDTILSVYQYR, from the coding sequence ATGATTAAGATATCCGGCGGATTAGAAAAGGGAAAACATCTTTCCGTGTTGGGTGGTCACGATTTACGCCCAACGGGCGCCAAAGTTAGACAGGCTTTATTTAACATTCTTGGAGACAAAATTATTCACTCCAATTTCCTGGACCTCTTTGCGGGAACAGGAGCCATAGGAATCGAAGCCCTTAGCCGGGGCGCAGATCACTCTACCTTCGTCGAAAAAAACAAAGATCATTTCAAACTTTTAAAAAAAAATATCGACCTTTTTCAGTTCACTCACAAATCGACTCTCCTCTGCCTGGATGTTTTCAAATATAAAATAAGTGAAGCACCTGGCTCTGCCAGTGCGGAACGCGGGGTTCGGGGGCATTGGGAGCGAAGCGAGCAGGCCCCTGAATATAAAAAAGACGTTTTATTTGATATCGTTTTTCTTGATCCCCCCTATTTAGCGGGTCTTTTGGAAAAATTATTGCCTGTCCTGGGAGAGAGTGATATGATTCAGAAAAGCGGTATCATGGTCGTCGAACATTTTAAAAAAATCTCTCTTAAAGATGACTATGGCCATTTTTCTCAGATGAAACGCTACCCGTACGGTGATACGATTTTGTCCGTCTACCAATATAGATAA
- the radC gene encoding DNA repair protein RadC, with translation MEKSGIPSWPELERPRERLIDQGAEVLSDAQLLAIMIRMGKKGQTAMDIAFRLLEHFNGLKGVAGATVVELCQIGGIGPSKAAQILGAIEIGKRVVSNKRSMKGKFLSSKEIYSYFFPEYSSLKVEIFKVVLLNTKNQLIHGVEISKGSLNQTIVHPREVFNKAIKNSAASLILIHNHPSGDPAPSQEDIALTQTLVKSGQLLGIPVLDHIIIGNGDYYSFADNQALIEK, from the coding sequence ATGGAAAAATCAGGGATACCGTCCTGGCCGGAATTAGAGAGACCCCGCGAAAGGTTAATTGATCAGGGAGCAGAGGTTTTGTCTGATGCCCAGCTATTAGCAATCATGATTCGAATGGGGAAAAAAGGTCAAACCGCAATGGATATTGCGTTTAGACTGCTTGAACATTTTAATGGCTTAAAAGGTGTCGCCGGCGCGACGGTAGTGGAGCTGTGTCAGATTGGTGGAATCGGTCCGTCGAAGGCGGCACAAATCCTTGGAGCGATTGAAATCGGTAAAAGAGTCGTTTCAAATAAAAGATCAATGAAGGGAAAGTTTTTATCGAGTAAAGAAATTTACTCCTATTTTTTTCCTGAATACTCTTCCTTGAAAGTGGAGATTTTTAAAGTCGTTTTGTTAAATACAAAAAACCAACTCATTCACGGGGTTGAAATTTCAAAAGGGAGTTTGAATCAAACGATTGTGCATCCGCGAGAGGTTTTTAATAAAGCCATTAAGAATTCCGCCGCGTCTCTTATTTTAATCCATAATCATCCCAGCGGGGACCCGGCTCCAAGCCAGGAGGATATTGCGTTGACCCAAACCCTTGTAAAATCGGGTCAGTTATTGGGAATTCCTGTCCTGGACCATATCATCATCGGAAATGGAGATTACTATAGTTTTGCCGACAACCAAGCTCTGATTGAAAAATAG